A portion of the Mesobacillus sp. AQ2 genome contains these proteins:
- a CDS encoding DUF2161 family putative PD-(D/E)XK-type phosphodiesterase, translating to MTKLLESDLYEPIRKHFLKQGYRVNGEVHDCDLTALKDDELIIVELKLTFNIELLLQATRRLRLTDMVYIAIPKPKRISRRRWNDVIHLVKRLEIGLIVVTFAGNRKTIEFKVHPEPFNRKSSKNRRKKAALIKEIEGRSADYNVGGSNKSKIMTAYKENCIQIACYLEKLGQMSPKALVALGTGEKTPSILQKNYYKWFERVERGVYALSDQGQADLKDFPELVAYYSGNLEEPSQ from the coding sequence ATGACTAAATTATTAGAATCCGATCTATACGAACCGATCAGGAAGCATTTTTTAAAACAGGGGTACCGAGTCAATGGAGAGGTCCATGATTGTGATTTAACAGCATTAAAGGATGATGAACTTATCATCGTAGAGTTAAAGCTGACATTTAATATTGAACTGCTCCTTCAGGCAACGAGAAGACTGCGCCTTACTGATATGGTGTATATAGCAATCCCAAAACCGAAGCGGATATCAAGGAGACGCTGGAATGATGTCATCCACCTGGTAAAAAGGCTGGAAATCGGCCTGATTGTCGTAACGTTTGCCGGAAATCGAAAAACCATTGAATTTAAGGTTCACCCAGAACCATTCAATCGCAAGTCGAGCAAGAACCGGCGAAAAAAAGCGGCTTTGATCAAAGAAATTGAGGGAAGAAGCGCTGACTACAATGTCGGCGGAAGTAATAAAAGCAAGATCATGACCGCATATAAAGAAAATTGTATCCAAATAGCCTGTTATCTTGAGAAACTTGGGCAGATGTCACCTAAAGCACTCGTGGCACTCGGGACCGGCGAAAAGACCCCATCAATCCTCCAGAAAAACTACTATAAATGGTTTGAAAGAGTCGAGAGAGGCGTATATGCACTTTCAGACCAGGGACAGGCAGACCTAAAGGATTTCCCTGAACTCGTAGCGTATTATTCAGGGAATCTGGAAGAGCCTAGTCAATGA
- a CDS encoding TetR/AcrR family transcriptional regulator: MNDRKRNVIEKAHELFIEKGFHSTSIQDILDYSGISKGTFYNYFLSKNELLMEIFRAAFRKMEMARDALLLGQDPGDPEVFMRQIELQMTANRENKIIPLFEEVYFSGDKELKQFIEIGQMKTLRWYSDRLADITDDLCRPYLLDAAIMLNGILIQNVRFYRKANGDSASMLPIVRFSVNRILNLIEEVTLSQEQLLSPEFLDAWLPVSNREALDWRSKIHSGISRLKKLDCENKDHLQKLNFIEEELRSKAPRKFLVDSILFSMSSDFNREIQELQALIDEHFLEKA; encoded by the coding sequence ATGAACGACAGAAAACGGAATGTTATCGAAAAAGCGCACGAGCTTTTTATAGAAAAAGGATTCCACTCTACCTCTATTCAGGATATCCTTGATTACAGCGGAATATCTAAAGGAACCTTTTATAATTATTTCTTATCAAAAAATGAGCTGCTCATGGAAATCTTCAGGGCAGCTTTCAGGAAAATGGAAATGGCCCGAGACGCCTTATTGCTTGGCCAGGATCCAGGTGACCCAGAAGTATTCATGAGGCAAATCGAACTCCAGATGACAGCAAACAGGGAAAATAAAATCATCCCGCTTTTTGAAGAAGTCTATTTTTCCGGGGATAAAGAACTGAAGCAATTCATTGAAATAGGCCAAATGAAAACATTGAGATGGTATTCTGACCGGCTTGCAGATATCACCGATGATCTTTGCAGGCCATATCTTCTGGATGCTGCCATCATGCTTAATGGGATTCTCATTCAAAATGTCCGGTTTTATCGTAAAGCCAACGGTGATTCGGCAAGTATGCTTCCAATTGTTCGCTTTAGTGTAAACCGAATTCTAAACTTGATTGAGGAAGTGACGCTGTCTCAGGAACAATTACTTTCTCCAGAATTCCTTGATGCATGGCTCCCTGTTTCAAATAGAGAAGCTCTAGACTGGAGGTCTAAAATCCATTCTGGTATTTCCCGGTTGAAAAAGCTTGATTGCGAAAATAAAGATCATCTCCAAAAGCTCAATTTCATTGAAGAAGAACTTCGCTCCAAGGCACCGAGAAAATTCCTGGTTGATAGTATCCTATTCTCAATGTCATCTGATTTTAATCGTGAAATACAGGAATTACAGGCTTTGATAGACGAACATTTTCTTGAAAAAGCATAA